GCTGCCGTTCCGGGAGCGCCAGAGCCCTCTGCCCCAGTGCCAACAGGAGTTCAGGGCCAGTGGGCAGCCTTGGACGAGCTGTGCCCCCCCCCGATAAGACGCCGTAACCCCGATAAGATGCCTCGGCGGCTGATTATGGGCACCCCGAGGGGTAACGCCTGCCCCGCAtgccgtggggcagggctgggcaaaCCCTGGCAGGCACCCGAGGCGCGGTGCCAGCCCCGGGGCAAGCCGCGCCAGGCTACCGGGCTCACGGCGGTGCCGGCGCGGGGGCTGAGGAGGCACCGGAGGGGGGATCCGAGCCCCCAAAGCTGGCAACGCCACCCCTCCGCTGCGCCCGCGCCCCGGTTTATGGCCCCTGTACGGCCTTGGCATCGATAAAGGGGGGGCGATAACGCCCTGGCACCTTTGCCCGGCCTCCGCGGGAGACGCCGCTTCCCGCCTCTGCGTCACCAGCCCTCCCCGGTCACGTAGGCGGCGGGGGCACCGCGAGCGGCCCGGCAAGGAGCGCCCGGCAGAGGTGGCGGCGCGACGCGGGGCACAGGGCTCATCGGCACCTTTATTGGGCAGAGCCGCCCCGTGGGGGCACGGCACGGAGAGCGCCCACCCCTGGGacggtgccccccgcccccggggccggcgcAGTCCGTGGGGTGCCGGCGGGGGGTCAGgagggcggcgcggccgggcgcTTGGCGCAGCGACGGGCGTACTTGAAGCTCTGCAGCGGGTTGCCGGTGCCGCGGGACTGGAGAAACAGGGGGAGAAACGAAAAAAGCAGGGTGGGATCCCCTCGGCCGCGAGCGGGCGGCAGCAGGGGGGTCCCTCCGCGCCCGCCCCCCACTCACCGAGCCGCCCCGACGGTTGGtgccggcgcggggcggccgcaGCCACTTGCGCTTCTTGAGGTTGGGTCTGGCGATGCTGCGGAGGGTGGGGGGCACTGCGGCGGAGAGCAGCGCCTCAGAGGGTGCCGGCGGCCCCAGGGGCGTCTCCGTTTCCCCCCCAGGCACTATTTTGCCTTGACGTCGccgccaccccccagcacccccttcccaccccgaaagcggccggcgggcgggcgcgggggcgTACCCAGGTACTCGGGCACGTTGCGGAGGTGAGGCTTGACGATGGCGGGGTGCAGGGGCTTGTCGTGGCGCAGCACGTGCAGGTCGCGGGGGTTGTCCTCAAAATACACCTGGGTGGAAAGAATTGGGGGGGCTGGCGGTGCCTGGTACCCGCCCCGCGCTGCCCATGGACCCCCACAACGCCACCCTCCGCCCCTCGGGCAGCCCTGAGCCCGCCGGGCGCCCGGGTTACCTTGAGTTTCTCTGAGTTGAGCAGCTCGTCCTTGATCTCCCGCAGCCGGGCCTCCTTCACCGCCTGCTTGGTGACGGAGCGCATGGCGTCCTGGGCGGGGAGGACACACGTACGGGGTGTCAGAGCCCGGCAGCGCCCCCCCAGCTGGTgccgccggcaccccccggcGCCGCCTGCTGCCCCCCTACCCGGCAGCGGTAGCGCAGCGCCTCGATCTCCTCCGTGGAGAACTTGTAGGGCTGCAGCATCGACTCGCCGTTCTCTGGGGACACACGGGGGACACGTGGGGTCACCCCCGCGCTCGCTCCCacctccccacacccacccaTCCCTTAGCGCCCCCATCCCGCCCCCCAAAAGTGACGCGGGGTCCCCCCAACCTCCGGCGAGCGCGTCCTCGATCCGGGCCAGGCCGTCGTGCTCCTCGGGCAGCGCGAAGGTGAGCGCCGTGCCGGGGTTGTCGGCGCGGGCCGTCCTGCGGGCACAGAGGGGAGGCGGCGGTGGGGCGCCCGCCCCTGGGGGCCGCCGCCGTGTCCCCCCCGCGTCCCCACGTACCTGCCCACGCGGTGGATGTAGGACTCGACCGTTGGTGGCACGTCGAAGTTGATGACGGCGGCGACGTTTTGGAAGTCGACGCCCCGTGCGACGCTGTACTCCGGGTCCTTGCCcttgctggggaggggggcaaagGAGACGTTGGGgtggctcagggacccccaagGACAGGGCGACACCCCAGGCAAGGGGACATCCGGGACACAGACACTCATGTGGGCACGGGGACACTGGCAAAAGGGACCCCGCAGCTACGAGGATGCTCTGGGTGCAGGGACATGCTGAGCACCGACACCCACAGGGGCACGGGACACCCTGGGCACGATGACCCCAGAACCACAGGGATGGGGCAAGGAGACCCCCCAAAGAAGGGTCCCCTGGGCACGGGACcctggctggggacagggacacgcCAGGGGAGAAGCCCTCCCATGGCTCTGGGTGAGCTTCCCTGGCCTgagccctccccagctgcagcaggacatCGCCCTGGTGACGCGGTGGTGGCAGCCCCGGGGCCTTGGTGGCACCCATGGGACTTCAGCAGCACCCCGTGGACCTCGGTGGCACCCACGGGACCTCAACAGCAGCCCCGGGACCCACCTCTGGGCAGCCCCCTTGTGTTTCTTGCGCGGGGTCTGCTCCGTGGGCATGGCCGGCGCCTCCTCATCAGTGGCCACGATGTAGTCGTAGATGCCCCGGTTGAACTGGGTGATgacgtggcacctggggacaagGTGGGTGCCCATCAGCGTCCCTGCCATGGGCACCCCTCTTTGGGTGTGGGGGGCAGAGTCCCCCCAAACACACAGGTACCCCCGCCCTTCCTCCGCAGGCCCCCTGCACCCTCCTAGGACGCCCCAGGGTGTCCTCACCCCCACGGAGGCCCCACTTGGGGGCCCCCCACGGGCATTTTCCCCGGCAGCCCAAGGGCACCCTGTTTCCCAGGTCACCCCTTAGCTCACCCGGGACACCCTCAGACACCCCTTACCCCCAAGGAGCACCCCATTTTCCCCCGACCCTCACCTCCTTCTGCAAGCCCCCAGCAGCCACCTCATTCCCTGGGACACCCCGTCCCCGCCAGACGCTTCGTGGACACCCACAGGCGCCTCATTTTTCCCCTTCGCCCTCCTCTACACCACCCCAGGGGTACCCCAACCCAGCCAGGCGCCCCACCGTCCCCTCAGGGGTTACCGGGAGCGGGCGGGCAGCTCGGAGTTGAGGGCGCAGGCGGGAATGCCGAACTGCTCGAGGAAGAGCTTGAGGCGGTAGCAGCGGGCGAGGGTGCCCACGAAGagcagggcccggccccgcagcagGCTCAGCTTCAGCAGCGCGTAGAGCAGCAGGAACTTGTCCTCCTCGGTGTCGCAGCGCACCACGAACTGCCgcagctgggagctgccggGGAGCTGGGGCTCCGGCGGGCGCACCGTCGCCTGCGCCCATCGCGGCAGGGTTGGGGTGGGGCAcacggggctgggagggggggtTTGGCCCCTCCGCGCTGTCCCCCCAGACCTGCCCCTGGGGGTGCCACGTTCCCCCGTCCCAGCGTCCCGCCCCCACCGCTGCTCTAGCACCCCCAAAGCTCTCGCCAGGCCCCCCCAAAGCTCACCGGGTTGTGCAGCACCAGCTCCTTGAGGGCCTCCACGTCGGGGCTGAAGGTGGCCGACATGAGCATCGCCTGGTAGATCTTGGggaggtggctgggggggcacggggggggctCAGTgccagccccccctccccaacgGCTGGGGGTGTCAGGGCCCCCCCAAGCCCTCAGCACCAGACCTGGCAATGCCCAGGTCCCCCCCTCTTGAGCCCCACTGTGTCCCCCGGCGCTGCAAGTGCCCCCCGCCATGTCATCCTGCTCCAACTGTAACCCCCCCAAACACCAGGTGGTGCCCCAAAcccctggctgtgtcccccacatcctccagccccagcagtgccccccaaACCCTGGTGCGCCCCAAATCCTGGGCTGTGCGCCCCACGTCCCCCAACTCCAGCAGTGCCCCCAGCCCTAGCACTGTCCCCCAAAACACCAGTTCTACCTCCCCACGTCCTctagccccagcagcaccccccaAACCTCCAGTttccccccaaaccctgcacTATGCCCCCCacatcctccagccccagcagtgccccccaaaccccaggcgGTGCCCCCAACCACTCAGTGTCCCCCCAAGCCCTGCACTATGCCCCCCacatcctccagccccagcagtgccccccaaaccccaggcgGTGCCCCCAACCACTCAGTgtccccccaaaccctgcacTATGCCCCCCacatcctccagccccagcagtgccccccaaaccccaggcgGTGCCCCCAACCACTCAGTgtccccccaaaccctgcacTGTGCCTCCCACGCCCTCCAGCCCCAGAAGAGCCCCCCAATCCCTCACagcactgccacccccagctgtgccccccacatcctccagccccagcagtgccccccaaaccccaggcaGTGCCCCCCAACCTCTCAGTGTCCCCAAACCCTGCACCGTGCCTCCCacgccctccagccccagcagtgccccccaatccctcacagcactgccacccccagctgtgccccccacatcctccagccacagcagtgccccccaaaccccaggcaGTGCCCCCCAACCTCTCAGTGTCCCCAAACCCTGCACCGTGCCTCCCacgccctccagccccagcagtgccccccaatccctcacagcactgccacccccagctgtgccccccacatcctccagccccagcagtgccccccaaaccccaggcgGTGCCCCCCAACCTCTCAGTGTCCCCACAAACCCTGCACCGTGCCTCCCacgccctccagccccagcagtgccccccaaaccccaggcaGTGCCCCCCAACCTCTCAGTGTCCCCACAAACCCTGCACCGTGCCTCCCacgccctccagccccagcagtgccccccaaaccccaggcaGTGCCCCCCAACCTCTCAGTGTCCCCACAAACCCTGCACCGTGCCTCCCACGCCCTCCAGCCCCAGAAGAGCCCCCCAATCCCTCACAGCACTGCCAacccccagcagtgccccccacatcctccagccccagcagtgccccccaaaccccaggcaGTGCCCCCCAACCTCTCAGTGTCCCCAAACCCTGCACCGTGCCTCCCacgccctccagccccagcagtgccccccaatccctcacagcactgccaacccccagcagtgccccccacatcctccagccccagcagtgccccccaaaccccaggcgGTGCCCCCAACCACTCAGTGTCCCCACAAACCCTGCACTGTGCCTCCCacgccctccagccccagcagtgccccccaatccctcacagcactgccacccccagctgtgccccc
The sequence above is drawn from the Phalacrocorax carbo chromosome 24, bPhaCar2.1, whole genome shotgun sequence genome and encodes:
- the DDX56 gene encoding probable ATP-dependent RNA helicase DDX56 — its product is MAAAMEAPGFEHMGLDGRLLRAVAELGWAAPTAIQAEAIPLALEGRDLLARARTGSGKTGAYGLPLLQHLLRVKEAPSAVAQAVRALVLVPSKELGQQVVRSLRQLAAFCARDVRVADLCAQSDLAAQRPVLMEKPDVVVGTPGRVLAHLGARSLSLRHSLELLVLDEADLLLSFGFGEDIKSLLCHLPKIYQAMLMSATFSPDVEALKELVLHNPVRVRPPEPQLPGSSQLRQFVVRCDTEEDKFLLLYALLKLSLLRGRALLFVGTLARCYRLKLFLEQFGIPACALNSELPARSRCHVITQFNRGIYDYIVATDEEAPAMPTEQTPRKKHKGAAQSKGKDPEYSVARGVDFQNVAAVINFDVPPTVESYIHRVGRTARADNPGTALTFALPEEHDGLARIEDALAGENGESMLQPYKFSTEEIEALRYRCRDAMRSVTKQAVKEARLREIKDELLNSEKLKVYFEDNPRDLHVLRHDKPLHPAIVKPHLRNVPEYLVPPTLRSIARPNLKKRKWLRPPRAGTNRRGGSSRGTGNPLQSFKYARRCAKRPAAPPS